One segment of Chryseobacterium viscerum DNA contains the following:
- the fusA gene encoding elongation factor G — MKYNTRNIGIIAHVDAGKTTLSERLLYYTGLIHKIGNVDDGNTTMDKDIQERNRGITISSAAVSTQWKKDNTVYNINIIDTPGHIDFAVEVERSLRVLDSVVAVFCASSGVQPQTENVWFQAEKHGTSKICFINKMDRIGADFFAVLNEIKTKLNAVPLALQIPIGAEVHFEGVIDLVKMKALYWTDENGETIVEKEIPDHYMAESDEYRIKLMETLAENDDTFFEIFMDTEQMVTIEMISEAIQRVCRSGSAVPVLCGSAFKNKGIQPLLDAVVTYLPAPDQLTDLQGRNPYTEETVTLGRNEAAAFAGLVFKVVIDKHMGRLAMLRVYSGRIKSGNTILNVRTGESYRISRILQMQSDKTLSMEEAKAGDIVALTGIKDAKTGDSLCSPDKAILLEAITIPTPVIRVAIEPRTNGDEKSFGLVLAKIQEEDPSLVVERDPQTGETLLSGLGELHLEVTLEKIRLNHGIEINQGKPKVSYREILTETKVHREKLSKQNGGSGQFADITFEIGPGNDHEHGLEFINMIKGGAIPTEFIPSVEKGFREAMEHGPLKEYPLENMKITLLDGSFHAQDSAAFDFEIAAREGFKTAAKGCSPKLMEPIMQVEIQSIEEYTGAVTADINRRRGIITSIDEKSGRKIFAAEVPLASTFGYISDLRTLTSGRASISMKLSHYALVPDFIANTLMT, encoded by the coding sequence ATGAAATACAACACACGAAACATAGGGATTATAGCACACGTAGATGCAGGAAAAACAACTTTATCAGAAAGGCTTTTGTATTACACAGGACTTATTCATAAAATTGGTAATGTAGATGATGGAAATACCACCATGGATAAAGACATCCAGGAAAGAAACAGGGGTATCACCATTTCATCAGCTGCAGTTTCTACACAATGGAAGAAAGACAATACCGTTTATAATATCAACATTATTGATACGCCGGGACACATTGATTTTGCGGTAGAAGTAGAACGCTCTCTAAGAGTTCTGGACAGTGTTGTCGCAGTTTTCTGTGCTTCTTCAGGAGTTCAGCCGCAGACTGAAAATGTTTGGTTCCAGGCAGAAAAACACGGAACATCCAAAATCTGTTTCATCAATAAAATGGACAGAATTGGCGCAGATTTCTTTGCGGTTCTCAATGAGATAAAAACTAAGCTGAATGCTGTACCCCTTGCTCTTCAGATTCCAATTGGCGCTGAAGTACATTTTGAAGGAGTGATCGATCTTGTTAAAATGAAAGCATTATACTGGACTGATGAAAATGGAGAGACTATCGTGGAAAAAGAAATTCCCGATCATTATATGGCTGAATCTGATGAATACAGGATAAAATTAATGGAAACCCTGGCAGAAAATGACGACACGTTCTTTGAAATCTTTATGGATACAGAACAAATGGTCACCATCGAAATGATATCAGAAGCTATACAAAGGGTCTGCAGATCCGGATCAGCTGTTCCTGTTCTTTGTGGTTCTGCTTTTAAAAATAAGGGAATCCAGCCTCTTCTTGATGCTGTGGTAACTTATCTTCCGGCTCCGGATCAGCTAACTGACCTTCAAGGAAGAAATCCTTATACAGAAGAAACAGTAACATTGGGAAGAAATGAGGCAGCTGCTTTTGCAGGGCTTGTTTTCAAAGTCGTTATTGACAAACATATGGGAAGGCTGGCCATGCTTCGTGTATATTCCGGAAGAATAAAATCCGGTAATACAATACTGAATGTAAGGACGGGTGAAAGCTACAGGATTTCGAGAATTTTACAGATGCAGTCGGACAAAACTTTATCCATGGAAGAAGCTAAAGCCGGAGATATTGTTGCTTTAACGGGAATAAAGGATGCCAAAACCGGAGATTCTTTATGTTCTCCAGACAAGGCAATATTACTGGAAGCCATTACCATTCCGACTCCTGTGATCAGAGTTGCAATTGAGCCTAGAACCAATGGTGATGAGAAATCGTTCGGTTTGGTGCTGGCAAAAATCCAGGAAGAAGACCCTTCTTTGGTGGTTGAAAGAGACCCGCAGACCGGGGAAACTTTATTGAGTGGATTAGGAGAACTTCATCTTGAGGTTACATTGGAAAAAATCCGTCTTAATCATGGTATTGAAATCAATCAGGGAAAACCTAAAGTTTCTTATCGTGAGATCTTAACGGAAACTAAAGTTCACAGAGAAAAGCTTTCCAAGCAAAATGGAGGAAGTGGTCAGTTCGCTGATATTACTTTTGAAATCGGGCCAGGAAATGATCATGAACATGGATTGGAATTCATCAATATGATCAAGGGAGGAGCTATTCCCACTGAATTTATTCCTTCTGTTGAAAAAGGATTCAGAGAAGCTATGGAACATGGACCATTGAAAGAATATCCTCTGGAAAACATGAAGATCACTCTTCTGGATGGTTCTTTCCACGCTCAGGATTCCGCAGCATTTGATTTTGAAATTGCGGCAAGAGAAGGATTCAAAACGGCAGCAAAAGGATGTAGTCCTAAACTGATGGAACCTATCATGCAGGTGGAAATCCAGAGTATTGAGGAATATACTGGTGCTGTCACCGCGGATATCAACAGAAGAAGAGGAATCATTACTTCTATTGATGAAAAATCAGGAAGAAAGATTTTTGCAGCGGAAGTTCCGTTAGCTTCAACTTTCGGGTACATTTCTGATCTGAGAACACTAACGAGTGGAAGAGCTTCTATCAGCATGAAATTATCACACTATGCTTTAGTGCCAGATTTTATTGCGAATACATTAATGACCTAA
- a CDS encoding SulP family inorganic anion transporter encodes MKNTISLFDFSKKINYKNELLAGFTVAMTMIPESLSFAILAGLSPLTGLYAAFMMGLVTAVLGGRPGMVSGGAGATIVVLIALIQSHGIEYLFATVALAGILQMLVGIFKLGKFVRLIPQPVMYGFLNGLAIIIFMAQVEQFKITDSNGAVQWLQGVPLYIMAGLTVLTIAVVYFFPKITKVVPASLVAIIIVFAVVLGFNIPTKTVADIAHISGNLPSFHIPKIPFSLETLQIIFPYALIMAGVGLIESLLTLSMVDEITNTKGSANKESVAQGLANITNGFFGGMGGCAMVAQTLVNLNAGSRARLSGIIASLLILIIILCGAPVIEKIPMAALVGVMMMVAISTFQWVSIRIVNKMPKSDIFVGVTVALVTVVLHNLALAVLIGVIISALVFAWDNAKRIRARKYADENGVKYYEIYGPLFFGSVTAFTDKFDPMNDPDQVVIDFKESRIVDMSAIDALDKLSKRYKQYNKILHLRHLSEDCRKILKNAEAVVEVNIQEDPTYKVMPER; translated from the coding sequence ATGAAAAATACTATAAGCTTATTCGATTTTTCGAAGAAAATCAATTACAAAAATGAACTGCTGGCTGGCTTTACTGTAGCGATGACAATGATTCCTGAATCTCTTTCATTTGCTATCCTTGCCGGTTTGTCTCCCCTTACAGGACTCTATGCAGCCTTTATGATGGGGCTTGTAACAGCTGTTTTGGGAGGCCGTCCGGGAATGGTTTCCGGTGGAGCAGGAGCAACTATCGTTGTATTGATTGCTCTGATACAATCTCACGGAATAGAATATCTTTTTGCCACGGTTGCACTTGCCGGAATACTTCAAATGCTGGTGGGAATCTTTAAATTAGGAAAATTTGTAAGATTGATTCCACAGCCAGTTATGTACGGGTTCCTGAACGGGCTGGCCATTATTATTTTTATGGCACAGGTAGAACAGTTCAAAATTACAGATAGTAATGGAGCTGTACAGTGGCTTCAGGGAGTGCCTTTATACATCATGGCCGGCTTAACTGTACTTACAATTGCCGTAGTCTATTTTTTTCCAAAAATCACAAAAGTTGTCCCTGCCTCTCTGGTTGCCATTATAATCGTATTTGCTGTAGTTCTCGGATTTAATATTCCAACCAAAACAGTAGCAGATATTGCTCATATCAGTGGAAATCTTCCCAGTTTCCATATCCCCAAAATTCCTTTTTCCCTGGAAACTTTGCAGATTATTTTCCCTTATGCCTTAATTATGGCCGGAGTAGGTCTTATTGAATCTCTTCTGACATTATCCATGGTAGATGAAATTACTAACACCAAAGGAAGTGCAAATAAAGAATCCGTAGCTCAGGGATTGGCCAATATTACCAATGGTTTCTTCGGTGGAATGGGTGGCTGTGCAATGGTAGCACAGACATTAGTGAATCTGAATGCTGGTTCCAGAGCAAGATTATCCGGAATTATAGCCTCTCTGCTTATTTTGATCATTATACTGTGTGGAGCCCCTGTGATAGAGAAAATTCCTATGGCAGCTTTAGTAGGAGTGATGATGATGGTGGCCATCAGTACTTTTCAATGGGTGTCTATCAGAATTGTTAATAAAATGCCGAAATCGGATATTTTTGTAGGGGTTACCGTAGCGTTGGTTACTGTGGTTTTACATAATCTGGCTTTAGCAGTGTTGATTGGAGTGATCATTTCAGCGTTGGTTTTTGCCTGGGATAATGCGAAAAGAATCAGAGCGAGAAAATATGCGGATGAAAATGGAGTAAAGTACTATGAAATATACGGACCTTTGTTTTTTGGTTCAGTAACAGCATTTACGGATAAATTTGATCCCATGAATGATCCGGATCAGGTGGTTATCGATTTTAAAGAAAGCCGTATTGTAGATATGAGTGCAATAGATGCTCTGGACAAATTATCAAAACGTTATAAGCAATATAATAAAATCTTACATCTGCGTCATCTCAGCGAAGACTGTCGAAAAATACTTAAAAATGCAGAGGCTGTAGTGGAAGTTAATATCCAGGAAGATCCGACGTATAAGGTGATGCCGGAAAGATAG
- a CDS encoding transposase produces the protein MLYKEIHIGKFIKERVDENEITIERICKFLGKDEGAIEVMYESKSMDTDLLLRWSKLLEYDFFRLYSSHLILYAPPSAINKNQQKSEKTPYFRKNIYTQEIKDFIMKRILSGEMTQSEVIKEYSIPKSTLHRWLQKSDNVNG, from the coding sequence ATGTTATATAAAGAAATCCATATTGGAAAGTTTATTAAGGAAAGAGTAGATGAAAATGAAATAACAATAGAAAGGATATGCAAATTTTTAGGCAAAGATGAAGGAGCTATCGAAGTTATGTACGAAAGTAAATCGATGGATACAGATCTTCTTCTAAGATGGAGCAAATTATTGGAATATGATTTTTTCAGACTTTACAGCTCACATTTGATTTTATATGCACCTCCTTCTGCCATTAACAAAAACCAGCAGAAGTCCGAAAAAACGCCTTATTTCAGGAAAAATATTTACACTCAGGAAATCAAAGATTTTATTATGAAAAGAATTCTTTCCGGTGAAATGACCCAAAGTGAAGTCATTAAAGAATATTCTATTCCTAAAAGCACCCTTCACAGATGGCTTCAGAAGAGCGATAATGTAAACGGATAA
- a CDS encoding TROVE domain-containing protein — protein MKFNFLKKENKKVVLNYEGAKVYAMTPAEELYSAVVTTGLSDANYEKGNDRLERIQSLIKKNDPEFVAKLAVYARKDMYLRSIPLVLTTELAKQVSGTDLVSKTVEGVVQRADEITELLAYYQLANKRTDTKKLNKLSKQIQKGLVRSFNTFDEYQFAKYNRKAEVTLRDALFLVHPKAKDENQQAVFNKIANNTLETPYTWEVELSVLGQTKFANDAERKLTFKNKWEELIFSNKLGYMATMRNLRNILEARVSPDAMNKVCRYLSDERAVSNSKQLPFRFLAAYRELKNIDSPYLSSVLEALENAVVVSARNIKGFGFDTSVVIAADVSGSMQKSVSGKSKILLYDIGLLMSMILQSQCKNVVTGIFGDRWLRVPMPKNSILRNVDAFYKREGEVGYSTSGYLVIEDLIKRREQVDKVMLFTDTQLWDSRGNRNSFEDSWKKYKAIAPHAKLYIFDLAGYGTQPLDIRKDDVHLIAGWSDKIFDVLNALEDKKSAVEMIQKVVL, from the coding sequence ATGAAATTTAATTTTTTAAAAAAAGAAAATAAAAAAGTAGTCCTGAACTACGAAGGTGCAAAAGTATATGCCATGACACCTGCAGAAGAATTGTATAGTGCTGTTGTTACAACAGGACTGTCCGATGCCAACTATGAAAAAGGAAACGACAGATTGGAAAGAATCCAGTCTCTGATCAAAAAAAATGATCCTGAATTTGTAGCTAAACTGGCAGTGTATGCAAGAAAAGATATGTATTTGCGTTCCATTCCATTGGTATTGACTACCGAATTGGCAAAGCAGGTTTCCGGTACGGATCTGGTAAGTAAAACGGTAGAAGGTGTGGTCCAGAGAGCAGATGAAATCACAGAATTGCTGGCATACTACCAACTTGCGAATAAAAGAACAGATACCAAAAAATTGAACAAACTGTCAAAGCAGATTCAAAAAGGTCTGGTAAGATCATTCAATACATTCGATGAATACCAGTTTGCAAAATACAACAGAAAAGCAGAAGTAACCCTGAGAGATGCATTATTCCTGGTTCACCCAAAAGCTAAGGATGAAAACCAACAAGCTGTTTTCAATAAAATTGCCAATAACACATTGGAAACTCCTTATACATGGGAAGTAGAACTTTCAGTTTTAGGTCAGACGAAATTTGCAAATGATGCAGAAAGAAAGTTAACCTTCAAAAACAAATGGGAAGAACTGATCTTCAGCAATAAATTGGGTTATATGGCAACCATGAGAAACCTGAGGAATATCCTGGAAGCGAGAGTATCACCTGATGCAATGAATAAAGTATGCAGATATCTTTCTGATGAAAGAGCCGTATCCAATTCAAAACAACTCCCATTCCGATTTCTTGCGGCTTATAGAGAATTAAAAAATATTGATTCTCCTTATCTGTCCTCGGTATTGGAAGCATTGGAGAATGCTGTTGTGGTAAGTGCCAGAAATATCAAAGGTTTTGGTTTCGACACTTCAGTAGTGATCGCTGCAGACGTCTCAGGTTCTATGCAGAAATCCGTTTCCGGCAAAAGTAAAATCTTGTTGTATGATATCGGTTTGCTGATGTCGATGATTCTGCAGTCACAATGTAAAAACGTAGTGACAGGTATCTTCGGTGATCGTTGGCTAAGAGTCCCAATGCCTAAAAACAGTATTTTGAGGAATGTAGACGCATTCTATAAGCGTGAAGGTGAAGTAGGATATTCCACCAGTGGCTATCTGGTGATCGAGGACCTTATCAAAAGAAGAGAACAGGTGGATAAAGTAATGCTTTTCACAGATACTCAGCTATGGGATAGCAGAGGAAACAGGAACTCCTTTGAAGACTCATGGAAAAAGTACAAAGCTATCGCTCCTCATGCAAAACTGTATATTTTTGACCTTGCGGGTTATGGTACACAGCCACTTGATATCAGGAAAGATGACGTACACCTTATTGCAGGTTGGTCAGATAAAATTTTCGATGTGTTGAATGCCTTGGAAGACAAGAAATCTGCAGTGGAAATGATTCAAAAAGTAGTGCTGTAA
- a CDS encoding VOC family protein has product MIKGIYETHVQVSNLENAIQFYTEVLGLKLAHRDGTRPIAFLWVGEGKEFMLGLWEQAENLQTRHFAFSSSKEDILNYSVEFLKNKNLKPYNFLKNGSTEPMVFAWMPALAIYFNDPDGNQLEFISILEGESKPELGVLSYEEWMEQVKN; this is encoded by the coding sequence ATGATTAAGGGAATATATGAGACTCATGTACAGGTAAGCAATCTGGAAAACGCAATACAGTTTTATACAGAAGTGTTAGGATTGAAACTGGCTCACAGAGATGGAACCAGACCTATCGCTTTTCTATGGGTTGGAGAAGGGAAAGAATTTATGTTAGGACTGTGGGAACAGGCGGAAAATCTCCAGACTAGGCATTTTGCTTTTTCAAGCAGTAAAGAAGATATTTTAAATTATTCAGTAGAATTTTTGAAAAATAAGAATTTGAAACCTTACAATTTTCTAAAAAACGGAAGTACTGAACCTATGGTATTTGCGTGGATGCCCGCACTGGCCATTTATTTTAATGATCCTGATGGAAACCAGCTTGAATTTATCTCTATTCTTGAGGGGGAAAGCAAACCGGAATTGGGTGTGCTTAGTTATGAGGAATGGATGGAACAGGTAAAAAATTGA
- a CDS encoding SWIM zinc finger family protein, translating to MEDTLIYNYSEASSLVRKDALEELFLAKYSEVHKNTDVPCFFWGNVRQPFILARCLITLSNIVKSSFNLSPFQMAFLKDPIVTAGNQRLRFEGFSHCAGVYARVDILPDGLEGEFLENGTTNVDFNQPMINALGSIRPNEKIILSVGEKEVGLYKKEEKVIEKKVPLPVKWIKGLGTVQVYLSESEKRHTFNKIQTQQLFQGMPKGTIKLDYYLIVRGNKPIFSPVKSVDAVCIGGLHRLRLLEPLLPYIDCMQVFPHSNMQSTTWQLYMGHIRFSFSLSRECWRGFSGEGAVLENLISEVSDEWIDALDKYAYANQSFDPAILALKENLSFSKAENITGRLAAMGLLGYDLDDHEFFYRRLPFKLSRIIGLNPRIKNAEKLIEGGKVEILNNNKERTEARVEGTDVHHTVIIEEEKERCTCEWFSKYQGERGPCKHVLAVKKLVSG from the coding sequence ATGGAGGATACACTTATTTACAACTATTCAGAAGCATCCTCTTTAGTAAGGAAAGATGCGCTTGAAGAGCTTTTTCTTGCTAAATACAGTGAGGTCCATAAAAATACCGATGTCCCGTGTTTTTTCTGGGGAAATGTCAGGCAGCCTTTTATTTTAGCACGTTGCCTGATTACACTTTCCAATATTGTGAAATCCAGCTTTAATCTGTCTCCGTTTCAGATGGCATTTCTCAAAGATCCGATAGTAACAGCCGGAAATCAAAGATTACGCTTTGAAGGTTTTTCTCACTGTGCCGGAGTCTATGCAAGAGTTGACATACTGCCTGATGGTCTGGAAGGTGAGTTCCTGGAAAACGGAACTACCAATGTTGATTTTAATCAGCCTATGATAAACGCCCTGGGAAGCATCCGCCCAAATGAAAAAATTATACTTTCCGTGGGTGAAAAAGAAGTGGGCCTGTACAAAAAAGAGGAAAAGGTAATAGAAAAAAAGGTTCCTTTACCGGTAAAATGGATCAAAGGACTGGGAACTGTTCAGGTTTATTTATCAGAATCTGAAAAACGGCATACTTTTAATAAAATTCAGACACAGCAGCTGTTCCAGGGAATGCCGAAAGGAACCATAAAGTTGGATTATTATCTGATTGTGAGAGGAAATAAACCCATTTTCTCTCCGGTAAAATCTGTGGATGCTGTTTGTATAGGCGGTCTTCACAGGCTTCGTCTTTTAGAACCATTGCTTCCTTATATTGATTGTATGCAGGTTTTTCCACATTCTAATATGCAGTCTACAACGTGGCAGCTCTATATGGGACATATCAGATTCAGCTTTTCTTTGTCAAGAGAGTGCTGGAGAGGTTTCTCAGGAGAAGGTGCTGTATTGGAAAACCTTATTTCTGAGGTTTCTGATGAGTGGATTGATGCTTTGGATAAGTATGCCTATGCCAATCAATCTTTTGATCCAGCTATACTTGCTCTGAAGGAAAATCTGAGTTTCAGCAAAGCTGAAAATATTACAGGAAGACTTGCTGCAATGGGATTACTTGGGTATGACCTTGATGATCATGAATTTTTCTACCGCAGACTTCCTTTTAAATTAAGCCGTATTATTGGCCTCAATCCTCGCATAAAAAATGCCGAAAAGTTGATAGAAGGCGGAAAAGTAGAAATTTTAAATAACAACAAAGAAAGAACAGAAGCCAGAGTAGAAGGAACTGATGTACATCATACGGTAATCATTGAAGAAGAAAAAGAACGCTGTACCTGCGAATGGTTCAGTAAATATCAGGGAGAAAGAGGTCCTTGTAAGCACGTGCTGGCAGTGAAGAAACTTGTAAGCGGTTAA
- a CDS encoding DUF6493 family protein: protein MKERLYEILNEEKIHEIIPFLKELSIEERKTLVPSIKKMDREISKIVMTKNSYHTAGSVSQHSIIDIASFVCMDKKNFGKNYWSLFRNAEQTEQILEWGCPEWFSDFINESVEAEFTAFNYKDILGWTEKGYVKPKPELLGHHLSNYPAELDRHPETLNTHFWYLCEYPSKSLPFRKEWFPIVQKLITEKKIERKRFLKECLLASNRNFNKNVTGWFMDAFTSLKPTEEELSELQDELLAGLASSQSKAVNTILSHLKKIVGVPNFKNDEFSHYLPNLLSSEVKTVVVSSLVLTEKIFQRKKIDPEMLGMALSTAFVSKDDGVQSKAAKIILKYIPASENIIEALSHYSDNILTNVRPLLIKYIEETQPELEAIASKKLSLTTEENAVRVLQNFEDLMFYLPLAMDDPYSQHCDIALTGFIHFAGDVNAESVKLIEPVFLKACKTIAKWEVPYLNVLLCNAIINYGLGLLEKYPIQLKNLEKIYHKTKEEETARESYSNYQKKLGPIENVGADCPARIAFKELAIHAYEKIKSGDKIPLLFPVTHAPCWISPITLVERLESYQNNNIEPHHLDIQLALQRCALDNTSEAVVEVERRLKGEYKELLLFFFGKNVKPEGKFEHPSWWMTAGITRSPEIVFEEFSSFGYDDIPVEFFSGAYKWKTIDNKKNSYYPVELKIVIPKYHLVKRKEPLFVEYFVAEQKELTEIPALMLCFPNTPANALAKVIKHCLFFSGIAEVYERSLVLNTANALYQVKKPLDEIGYLFLGTIFLDSDKTIRGTAAEIWLEHVSSQTMDNAWLGRVIGLHEKLEWAPVKRLTDLMQHHMLNVSKNHNIALEELISNILLQMETPVTNLKKILEIYHEVLALNHSEAHKEIIIKLDSWKENSSLKKICSLLLKK from the coding sequence ATGAAAGAAAGACTTTATGAGATCCTTAATGAGGAAAAAATACATGAGATTATCCCTTTTCTAAAAGAACTTAGCATTGAAGAAAGGAAAACACTGGTGCCCTCTATAAAGAAAATGGACAGGGAGATCAGTAAAATTGTAATGACTAAAAACTCCTACCATACGGCAGGATCTGTAAGCCAGCATTCCATTATTGATATTGCTTCATTTGTCTGTATGGACAAAAAGAACTTTGGTAAAAACTACTGGAGTCTTTTCCGTAATGCAGAACAAACCGAACAGATCCTGGAGTGGGGCTGCCCGGAATGGTTTTCAGACTTTATCAATGAATCTGTAGAAGCTGAATTTACAGCGTTTAACTATAAAGATATTTTAGGATGGACAGAAAAAGGCTATGTAAAGCCCAAACCGGAATTGCTGGGACATCATCTGAGCAATTACCCGGCTGAACTGGACCGCCATCCCGAAACCCTTAATACCCATTTTTGGTATCTATGTGAATATCCTTCTAAATCTTTACCCTTCCGTAAAGAATGGTTTCCTATTGTTCAGAAGCTCATCACGGAAAAAAAGATTGAAAGAAAAAGGTTTTTGAAAGAATGTCTTCTGGCTTCCAACAGAAATTTTAATAAAAATGTAACAGGCTGGTTTATGGATGCGTTTACATCATTAAAACCAACAGAAGAAGAATTGTCTGAGCTGCAGGATGAATTGCTTGCAGGGCTGGCTTCCTCACAGTCAAAAGCTGTGAATACCATATTATCACATTTGAAAAAAATTGTGGGAGTTCCTAATTTTAAAAATGATGAATTTTCCCATTACCTTCCGAATTTACTGAGTTCGGAAGTAAAAACGGTGGTTGTTTCCAGTCTGGTACTTACCGAAAAAATATTCCAGAGAAAGAAAATAGATCCTGAAATGCTGGGAATGGCTTTAAGTACTGCATTTGTCAGCAAAGATGATGGTGTACAGTCAAAAGCTGCGAAGATCATCCTTAAATATATTCCAGCTTCAGAAAATATCATAGAGGCTCTTTCCCATTATTCAGATAATATACTGACTAATGTACGTCCTCTTCTGATAAAATATATTGAAGAAACACAACCAGAGCTGGAGGCAATAGCGTCGAAAAAATTATCCCTGACTACAGAGGAAAATGCGGTGAGAGTACTTCAGAACTTTGAAGATCTGATGTTTTATCTTCCTTTGGCTATGGATGATCCATACAGCCAGCATTGTGATATTGCTTTGACTGGATTTATCCATTTTGCCGGTGATGTAAACGCTGAGTCTGTGAAATTAATAGAACCGGTATTTTTGAAAGCCTGTAAAACAATTGCGAAGTGGGAAGTTCCCTATCTGAATGTTTTATTGTGCAATGCTATTATCAATTATGGCTTGGGTTTACTGGAAAAATATCCTATTCAGCTTAAAAATCTGGAAAAAATTTACCATAAGACCAAAGAAGAGGAAACAGCAAGAGAATCTTACTCCAATTATCAGAAAAAATTGGGGCCAATTGAAAATGTGGGAGCAGACTGCCCTGCCAGAATAGCTTTTAAGGAGCTTGCTATCCATGCATATGAAAAAATAAAATCAGGAGATAAAATCCCGTTATTGTTCCCTGTTACCCATGCTCCATGCTGGATTTCCCCTATTACACTGGTGGAAAGACTGGAGAGCTATCAGAATAATAATATTGAACCCCATCATCTGGATATTCAGCTGGCATTGCAGCGTTGTGCTTTAGACAATACTTCAGAAGCTGTTGTAGAAGTTGAAAGAAGATTAAAAGGAGAATATAAAGAACTGTTACTTTTCTTCTTTGGCAAAAATGTTAAGCCGGAAGGAAAATTTGAACACCCTTCATGGTGGATGACTGCGGGAATTACCCGTTCACCGGAAATAGTGTTTGAAGAATTCAGCAGTTTCGGGTATGATGATATTCCTGTAGAATTCTTTTCAGGGGCTTACAAATGGAAAACCATTGATAATAAGAAAAACTCATACTACCCTGTAGAGCTGAAGATTGTTATCCCTAAATATCATCTTGTAAAAAGAAAAGAACCTTTATTCGTGGAGTATTTCGTTGCCGAACAGAAAGAACTTACCGAAATTCCCGCTTTGATGCTGTGCTTTCCGAACACTCCGGCAAATGCTTTGGCAAAAGTAATCAAGCACTGTCTTTTCTTTTCAGGAATTGCCGAAGTTTATGAAAGAAGTCTGGTTTTGAATACAGCAAATGCGCTTTATCAGGTTAAAAAACCTTTGGATGAAATCGGATATCTGTTCTTAGGAACTATTTTCCTGGACAGCGATAAGACGATCCGCGGTACAGCAGCTGAAATTTGGCTGGAACACGTTTCTTCCCAAACCATGGATAATGCATGGTTAGGTAGAGTGATTGGTCTGCATGAAAAGTTGGAATGGGCACCTGTTAAAAGACTAACAGATCTCATGCAGCATCATATGCTGAATGTCAGTAAGAATCATAATATTGCCCTGGAAGAATTAATTTCCAATATATTGCTTCAAATGGAAACACCGGTAACCAATCTGAAAAAGATTCTGGAAATATACCATGAAGTATTGGCTTTGAATCACTCAGAAGCACATAAAGAGATAATCATAAAACTAGATAGCTGGAAAGAAAACTCGAGTCTGAAAAAAATATGTAGTCTTCTTCTGAAAAAATAG
- a CDS encoding MarR family winged helix-turn-helix transcriptional regulator codes for MISTELLFLMNINKLQSVIARKFDYLSVHGLGFNDFVILYILNSSSESKMRRIDLAEKTGLTASGVTRLLNPLEKIGLIARETNERDARVSYVVITSNGKKIFEEAKRSAEHITKEILSSKKNKSLKMVNEFLFDLGGNIQ; via the coding sequence ATGATAAGTACCGAATTATTATTTTTAATGAACATTAATAAGCTGCAGTCTGTAATCGCCAGAAAATTTGATTATTTGAGCGTTCATGGTCTGGGATTCAATGACTTTGTTATTCTTTATATCCTTAATTCTTCATCTGAGAGCAAAATGAGAAGAATAGATCTTGCTGAAAAAACAGGTCTTACAGCATCTGGAGTAACCCGATTATTGAACCCTTTGGAAAAAATTGGGTTGATAGCCAGAGAAACCAATGAAAGAGATGCCCGTGTAAGCTATGTGGTCATCACTTCTAATGGTAAAAAGATCTTTGAAGAGGCAAAGCGAAGTGCAGAGCATATTACAAAAGAAATTCTTTCTTCAAAAAAGAATAAATCTTTAAAGATGGTGAATGAATTTTTATTTGACCTGGGAGGAAATATACAATAA
- a CDS encoding GIY-YIG nuclease family protein, translated as MKNALKKQLREKAKDHKTTMGVLAVTNTLNGKQFIQASLNLEALVNKMKFLLNGGLFTNSQLQKEWTESGSDLFTFEFAMIVPDQNNEYINYRLEIQKAEQKVISESTTELY; from the coding sequence ATGAAAAATGCATTAAAAAAACAGCTTAGAGAAAAAGCTAAAGATCATAAAACAACAATGGGAGTTCTTGCTGTTACAAATACTTTAAATGGAAAACAGTTTATCCAGGCTTCTTTAAATCTGGAAGCGTTGGTGAATAAGATGAAATTTCTTTTAAATGGCGGGTTATTTACCAATTCTCAATTACAGAAAGAATGGACAGAATCGGGAAGTGATCTTTTTACTTTTGAATTTGCCATGATTGTACCTGATCAAAATAATGAATATATCAACTACCGTCTGGAGATACAGAAAGCTGAGCAGAAAGTAATTTCAGAAAGTACCACTGAATTGTATTAA